The following are encoded together in the Microterricola viridarii genome:
- a CDS encoding DUF2273 domain-containing protein produces the protein MSPTVTGILIGAFLAVSIILFGFWGFLLVALFMVVGALVGRIVEGKLDVRGIANAFSGRRTS, from the coding sequence ATGAGTCCGACCGTCACCGGCATCTTGATCGGGGCCTTCCTCGCTGTCTCGATCATTCTGTTCGGGTTCTGGGGTTTCCTCCTCGTCGCCCTCTTCATGGTCGTCGGCGCGCTCGTGGGCCGCATCGTGGAGGGCAAGCTTGATGTGCGTGGGATCGCGAACGCCTTCTCCGGTCGGCGCACCTCCTAA
- a CDS encoding DNA/RNA endonuclease G: MSSPAFRRVLRRESHSPRTVAMIVADVLLIVALGYIATEIVLDLLSRPALLLTPAAAAEWIIGLPTAQPGWIVALGALLLAVLGFVFVFLSLAPGRLPKHQMRCGERAVLVDNGVIAAALAQHVSDETGISRDDITVGVAHRVVDVTLRAGIGVPVDQAPLKDLVMSELDRYQLIPSVKTRVRVLRPRESDV, translated from the coding sequence ATGAGTTCTCCCGCGTTCCGTCGCGTCCTACGGCGAGAATCCCATTCGCCACGCACCGTCGCAATGATCGTCGCGGACGTGCTTCTCATCGTGGCACTCGGCTACATCGCTACCGAGATCGTGCTTGATCTGCTCTCCAGGCCAGCACTGCTGCTCACCCCAGCAGCCGCGGCGGAATGGATCATCGGGCTCCCCACGGCGCAACCCGGCTGGATTGTCGCCCTTGGAGCGCTGCTGTTGGCGGTGCTCGGATTCGTGTTCGTCTTTCTCTCGCTAGCCCCGGGTCGCCTTCCGAAACATCAGATGCGCTGCGGGGAACGCGCCGTGCTCGTCGACAACGGAGTCATCGCGGCCGCGCTGGCACAACACGTCAGCGACGAGACGGGGATCTCCCGCGATGACATCACCGTCGGTGTTGCGCACCGCGTTGTGGATGTCACCCTCCGCGCGGGGATCGGCGTCCCTGTCGACCAGGCCCCGCTGAAGGACCTCGTCATGAGCGAACTGGACCGTTACCAGCTCATCCCGAGCGTGAAGACCCGGGTGCGCGTGCTGCGCCCGAGAGAAAGTGACGTGTAG
- a CDS encoding RNA polymerase sigma factor, protein MAAAGQSRPSRTGADLSATDDFIVASRAADGDSQAFEVLVRRYGKLMRFVARNVLGSDDQADDVVQDTFVIAWQRLGTIADPAAVRPWLMRIVTRCAIDTLRKQHPQVTLDETNHLPADEASPAQQAESRALNDAVAVSLLVLPADQRRCWVLRNVAGYSYHDMAEALSLPESTVRGLLARARKHLIAEMEAWR, encoded by the coding sequence GTGGCTGCAGCAGGCCAGAGCAGACCAAGTCGGACAGGGGCGGACCTGAGCGCGACTGATGACTTCATCGTTGCCAGTCGCGCTGCTGACGGCGACTCGCAAGCATTCGAGGTACTCGTTCGCCGTTACGGCAAGCTGATGCGTTTTGTCGCCCGCAACGTTCTGGGCAGCGATGACCAGGCCGATGACGTCGTCCAGGATACCTTCGTGATCGCGTGGCAGCGTTTGGGCACGATCGCCGACCCGGCGGCAGTAAGACCATGGCTGATGCGCATCGTCACCCGGTGTGCAATCGACACCCTTCGGAAGCAGCATCCGCAGGTAACACTGGACGAGACGAATCATCTCCCCGCCGATGAGGCATCCCCGGCGCAGCAGGCGGAATCCCGGGCGCTCAATGACGCCGTCGCCGTGTCATTGCTAGTGCTTCCGGCAGATCAGCGCCGATGTTGGGTGCTTCGCAATGTCGCTGGGTACAGTTACCACGACATGGCCGAAGCTTTGAGTCTCCCCGAATCCACCGTTCGCGGACTCCTCGCCAGGGCGCGGAAACACCTGATCGCAGAAATGGAGGCATGGCGATGA
- a CDS encoding Asp23/Gls24 family envelope stress response protein: MTTNDQNPNVSNVPASPVSSPAESKPARTSASRVDRPFTTSRVPVNESAAGTTTIAEGVVAKVAGIAARTVPGVYALGGSGARALGALRSAVNVDDLTQGVKVEVGETQAAADITIVVEFPAPVQDVAANVRAAVSGAISTLVGLEVVEVNVEVNDVHLPSDNQDAEESRVS, translated from the coding sequence ATGACTACCAACGACCAGAACCCGAACGTGTCCAATGTTCCCGCGTCGCCTGTTTCATCGCCCGCGGAGTCGAAGCCCGCAAGGACAAGCGCATCGCGCGTGGACCGTCCGTTCACGACGTCGCGCGTGCCAGTCAACGAGTCTGCGGCCGGAACGACGACCATCGCCGAAGGCGTCGTGGCGAAGGTGGCCGGGATTGCTGCCCGCACAGTGCCTGGCGTGTACGCGCTGGGTGGTAGTGGAGCCCGCGCGCTTGGTGCGCTCCGTAGCGCGGTGAACGTCGATGATCTGACCCAGGGGGTCAAGGTCGAGGTCGGTGAGACGCAGGCCGCCGCCGACATCACGATTGTCGTGGAGTTCCCGGCACCCGTTCAGGATGTCGCAGCAAATGTACGCGCCGCAGTGAGTGGCGCGATCAGCACCCTGGTCGGCCTGGAAGTGGTCGAGGTGAACGTCGAAGTCAATGATGTCCATCTGCCGTCCGACAATCAGGATGCGGAAGAATCGCGCGTCTCATGA